In Haloarchaeobius salinus, the sequence AGCGTCGCCGACGGCTCGTTCAGCATCGGACGCAGCGTGGCGAGCGTGTTCGCCAGCCCGAGCTCCTCACAGGGCTGTTCGGTGTTCGAGAGCAGCATCCGGTTCGCGACGATGTCGACGTCGGGTTTGAGGGTGGCACCGTCGGGGCCGACACGTACCGAGGTGTTCTCCGTGCGGAGCCACTCGGGGTCGTGCCCCAGTTCCTCGACCGCGTTGCAGATCGCCTTCGATTCCTTGCTGCTGTGGAGACTGAGGACCCCCACCGTCACGGGAGAAGATGTACCCATAGCGGAATAACTCGACCCCGCATCAAAAACATTGCCAGTTCGGAGCGGCCCTGTGGCGGTTACACACGGGAAGTACGGACTCAGAGGTAGGCAGCGTCCCAGCGGGTCGCCTTCCGGCGGTTCCCGCAGCTGTTGCAGACGACCTCCTCCATCGGCCCCATCGCCGTGTCGAAGGAGTTGCACGCGCCACAGAACAGGCCGTAGCGTCGCTCACGCTCGGGGTCGACGTACGCCTCGTAGAACTGTCCCTCCGTGCCGCGGTGGACCTCGGCGTAGTTCACGTACGCGGTCGCGTCGTCGACGGTGACCTCGTCGAGCGCCTCCCACTCGACGTGCTCCTCCTCGGTCGCGACGAAGATGTTCTCCGTCAGCGTCTCGTCGGCGACGGTGACGGTCCGGTCGCCGGCGCGCCCGAAGGCGTGGGCCTCGTAGAACTCGTTGCCGCGCCGGTTCCCGTCCAGCACCGCACCGGAGATCCGCTGTGCGCCGTGTTCGACGAGCGCCGCCTTCGTCTCGGTCAGCAGCCGCGAGCCGTAGCCGTGGCCCCGATGGTCCGGGTGGACGTGGAGCCAGAGTATCCGGCCGTCGGACGGGGTCTTCCCCACGATCTCGCTCTGGGAGAAGGCGACGATACCGGTGTCGTCCTCGGCGACGAGGAGGACGGCGTCGTCGTCCTCGAGCTGCTCGGCGAGCAGGTCCGCGGCGTACCACTCCTCCAGCGCCACGTCGATGGTCTTCGGGTCGAGCATGTGGTGGTAGGAGTCGTGGAGCGACGCCGCTGCGACCGCCCGCAGCGCCTCGAAGTCGTCGGCGGTTGCATCCCGGATCTGCATACGTACTCCTTGGGACGGAACTGACATAATACTCCGCAAACCTGCCGGTCGTGTGGTCGTTCGTCCACTTTCACGCCGCAGTGGTGCGCCCGTCCATAGTTTTCCGCGTAGAGGGCCTACACTCGGGGATTCGTCCGTCCTGGCGGCGGCGACGCACACACTCTTATGCCGTGGGCGATGCAGGTGAGGTATGGCATCGGACACGGTTCCCTCGGGGGACAACGAGCCCTTCACGTACAACGGTGGGCGCGTCGACCCCGGGGAGACCGCGAACATCAGGTACGGCATCAGCGAGACGTATCTCGGCGACCCGGTCCGCATCCCGGTCACGATCCTCAACGGCGAGCACCCCGGACCGACCGGGTTCCTCTCCGCGGCGGCCCACGGCGACGAGCTCAACGGCATCGAGGTGGTCCGCGAGGTCGCCCACGAGTGGCCGCTGGACGACCTCCACGGCTGTCTCGTCTGCATGCCCGTGCTCAACGTTCCCGGCTTCCTCGCCCAGCAGCGCTACCTCCCCATCTACGACCGCGACCTGAACCGGTCGTTCCCCGGGCACGAGGAGTCGACGAGCGCGAAGCGGATGGCGCACCGGATCTTCACGAACTTCGTCGAGCCCTGTGACTTCGGCATCGACCTGCACACCTCGACGCGCGGCCGAACGAACATGCTCCACGTGCGCGCCGACACCGACCACAGTGGCGCGAACCGGGTCGCACGCGCGTTCGCCTCGAACGTCATCATCTCGAGCGAGGGTCCCAGCGGCTCGCTTCGCCGGGAGGCCTCGGAGGCCGGGACACCGACGATTACCGTCGAGATGGGCGAGGCACACCGCTTCCAGCGCGAGTTCATCGACAACGCGCTCGACGGCGTGATGAGCGTCCTCGCGGAGTACGGGATGCTCGACACGGAGGCGGTCCGCTGGCCGGGCTGGCGCACCGTCATCCAGGAGAACGACGAGAAGACGTGGCTCCGGGCGGACGTCGGTGGGATGGTCGACATGCACTACGAGTGCGGCTCGCTCGTCCACGAGGGCGACCGCATCTGTACCATCACCAGTCCGTTCAAGACCGACAACACGGTCGTCGAGGCACCGTTCACCGGCGTCCTCGTCGGCGTGCTGGAGAACCCGGTCGTCTACCCGGGGAACCCCCTCTGTCACCTCGTCGAACTCGACACGAAGACACTGCGCGCCGTCGAGCGCGAACAGTCGCCACCGGCCGGCCGGTCCTGAACACGACCCATCGGTCCCGCGACCGAAGACGTTCGGTCGACCGCGATTCCGGCAGGGGCCGCGAAAGAAGTAACTTCTATACCCCCACGGTCCAACCCTCGGACAGAGAGTATGAGTCAGTCTTACAATCGTGGCCTCGTCGAGGACTTCAGTCGCTGGAAGGAGTTCTCGGCCGGCATGTGGGCGTGGATATTCCACAAGTTCACTGGATGGGTTCTCATCGGGTACCTGTTCACCCACATCGCCGTGTTGAGTACGGCGATTTCGGCACAGCAGGGCGAGACGGTGACGAACAGCGCGGGCCAGCAGGTCGACGTGTACACGAACACGCTGACACTGCTCGAGAGCACGTTCGTCGTCCGACTGCTCGAGGTCGGGCTGCTCGCGGTCGCCGTCTTCCACATCCTGAACGGCATCCGCCTGCTGCTGGTGGACCTGGGAATCGGGCTGGAGTCACAGGACAAGACGTTCTACGCGTCGCTCGTGCTGACCGGCGCGATCATCGTCGCGAGCGTGCCGACGTTCATGGCGGGAATCGGGGGTGCCTGAGATGTCTGCGGGCGCACCCACCTCCTTCGAGCGCGGCGGACGCATGTGGCTCCTCCAGCGCGTGACGGCGGCGTTCCTCGTCGTCGTCCTGGCGTTCCACTTCTTCCTGCTCCACTTCTACCACCACGCGTTCGAGATCACGCTCATGGGCACGGAGACGCGGATGCAGGACGTCGGCTACTTCGCGACGATGTGGCTGTTCCTCGTGACGGCGACGTTCCACGGGGTCAACGGCGTCTACAACGCGCTGGTCAACCAGGGTATCTCCGGCACGCCCAAGACGGCCGTCAAGGCCATCCTCGGGCTCGCCGGTCTGCTGCTCGTCGCACAGGGGACGAGAGTCGCGCTGTACATGAACGGGTTCTTAGCATGAGTACGCAAGTTCCAGAGACCGAGACCGAGACCGAAACCGAGACGGAACCGGCCGGCGAGTCCCACCAGGAGCGCCGGATGACGGAGAAGGCGGCCAAGCGTGAGTACCGCGACGCACAGAAGAAGGCCGAACAGGAGCTGCGGGCGGCCGAGGAGTCGGTCCACCTCAAGGTGTTCCGGTACGACCCCGAGGTCGAGGACAAACAGGAGCCCCGCTTCGACGACTTCTACGTCCCGTACACGAAGGGGATGACCGTCCTCGACGCGCTGATGTACGCGCGTGACCACTACGACGCGTCGCTGACGTTCAGACACTCCTGCCGGCAGGCGGTCTGTGGCTCCGACGCGATGTTCGTCAACGGCAGACAGCGCCTCTGCTGCAAGACCCAGCTCTCGGAGATGGCCGAACCGGTCCGCATCGAGCCGCTCCCGCATCAGGACGTGGTGAAGGACCTCGTCGTGGACATGGAGCACTTCTACGACCAGATGCACGCGGTCGAGCCGTACTTCCAGTCGGAGGACGTACCCAAGGAAGAGCAGCGACAGAGCCGGGAGAACCGGGAGAAGATCAAGATGTCCACGCGCTGCATCTGGTGTGGTGCCTGCATGTCCTCGTGCAACATCGCTGCGGGCGACAACGAGTACCTCGGACCGGCGGCCATCAACAAGGCGTACCGGTTCTACATGGACGAGCGCGAGGACGAGGAGGAGCTGAAGGAGCACCGACTCCGCATCCTCGAACAGGAACACGGCGTCTGGCGCTGTCAGACCCAGTTCTCCTGTACGGAGGTCTGCCCGAAGGACATCCCCCTCACCGAGCACATCCAGGAGCTCAAGCGCGAGGCGGTCAAGAACAACCTCAAGTTCTGGTAATCAACAATGTACGAACACGACGTCATCGTGGTCGGTGGCGGTGGCGCGGGACTCCGCGCCGCCATCGCGGCCCAGGAAGAAGGAGCGGACGTGGCTATCGTCACGAAACTCCACCCCGTCCGTAGCCATACAGGCGCGGCAGAGGGTGGCATCAACGCGGCACTGCGCGAGGGCGACGACTGGGAACTCCACGCCTACGACACGATGAAGGGGTCGGACTACCTCGGCGACGCCCCCGCCATCGAGACGCTGGCGCAGGACGCCCCCGAGGAGGTCTTCCAGATTGAGCACTGGGGCATGCCGTTCTCCCGCGAGGAGGACGGTCGCGTCTCCCAGCGCCCGTTCGGCGGGCTCTCGTTCCCGCGCACCACCTACGCCGGTGCCGAGACCGGACACCACCTGCTGCATACGATGTACGAGCAGGTCGTCAAGCGGGGCATCCAGGTGTACGACGAGTGGTACGTGATGGACCTCGCCGTCACCGACGAGGAGACGCCCGAGGAGCGCTCCTGTCACGGCATCGTCGCCTACGACGTCCAGTCCGGCGAGATTGCCGGCTTCAAGGCCAACGACGGGGTCATCCTCGCGACCGGCGGTCCGGGACAGGCGTTCGACCACACGACCAACGCGGTCGCCTGCACCGGCGACGGCTACGCGATGGCCTACCGTGCCGGCGTCCCGATGGAGGACATGGAGTTCGTCCAGTTCCACCCGACGACGCTGCCGAGCACGGGCGTGCTCATCTCCGAGGGCGTCCGCGGCGAGGGTGGCATCCTCTACAACGCCGACGGCGAGCGGTTCATGTTCGAGCACGGCTACGCGAACAACGACGGCGAGCTCGCCTCCCGTGACGTGGTCTCGCGCGCGGAGCTCACCGAGGTCAACGCGGGACGCGGCTTCGAGGACGAGTACGTCATGCTCGACATGCGCCACCTCGGCGAGGAGCGCATCGTCGACCGCCTGGAGAACATCCTCCACCTCGCGGAGGACTTCGAGGGCGTCGACGGGCTGAAGGAGCCGATGCCGGTCAAGCCCGGCCAGCACTACGAGATGGGCGGCATCGAGACCGACGAGAACGGCCACACCTGCATCGACGGGCTCTACGCGGCCGGCGAGACGGCCTGCGTCTCGGTCCACGGCGCGAACCGCCTCGGCGGCAACGCCCTGCCCGAACTCATCGTCTTCGGCGCCCGGGCCGGCAAGCACGCCGCCGGCGGCGACCTCGGCGAGGCCCAGATCGAGACGGGCGAGCGCGGCGACATCGAGTACGACGAGACCGAACTGCCGTACCAGCCCGGCGAGGTCGGCATGGACACCGGCCCCTCGGGCGGAGTCGCGGCCGACGGCGGTGCGGTCGCGGCCGACGCCGACGCGGTCGTCGAGCGGGAGGTCG encodes:
- a CDS encoding succinylglutamate desuccinylase/aspartoacylase family protein; translation: MASDTVPSGDNEPFTYNGGRVDPGETANIRYGISETYLGDPVRIPVTILNGEHPGPTGFLSAAAHGDELNGIEVVREVAHEWPLDDLHGCLVCMPVLNVPGFLAQQRYLPIYDRDLNRSFPGHEESTSAKRMAHRIFTNFVEPCDFGIDLHTSTRGRTNMLHVRADTDHSGANRVARAFASNVIISSEGPSGSLRREASEAGTPTITVEMGEAHRFQREFIDNALDGVMSVLAEYGMLDTEAVRWPGWRTVIQENDEKTWLRADVGGMVDMHYECGSLVHEGDRICTITSPFKTDNTVVEAPFTGVLVGVLENPVVYPGNPLCHLVELDTKTLRAVEREQSPPAGRS
- the sdhC gene encoding succinate dehydrogenase, cytochrome b556 subunit, translated to MSQSYNRGLVEDFSRWKEFSAGMWAWIFHKFTGWVLIGYLFTHIAVLSTAISAQQGETVTNSAGQQVDVYTNTLTLLESTFVVRLLEVGLLAVAVFHILNGIRLLLVDLGIGLESQDKTFYASLVLTGAIIVASVPTFMAGIGGA
- a CDS encoding FAD-binding protein, with translation MYEHDVIVVGGGGAGLRAAIAAQEEGADVAIVTKLHPVRSHTGAAEGGINAALREGDDWELHAYDTMKGSDYLGDAPAIETLAQDAPEEVFQIEHWGMPFSREEDGRVSQRPFGGLSFPRTTYAGAETGHHLLHTMYEQVVKRGIQVYDEWYVMDLAVTDEETPEERSCHGIVAYDVQSGEIAGFKANDGVILATGGPGQAFDHTTNAVACTGDGYAMAYRAGVPMEDMEFVQFHPTTLPSTGVLISEGVRGEGGILYNADGERFMFEHGYANNDGELASRDVVSRAELTEVNAGRGFEDEYVMLDMRHLGEERIVDRLENILHLAEDFEGVDGLKEPMPVKPGQHYEMGGIETDENGHTCIDGLYAAGETACVSVHGANRLGGNALPELIVFGARAGKHAAGGDLGEAQIETGERGDIEYDETELPYQPGEVGMDTGPSGGVAADGGAVAADADAVVEREVEAQRERVSTLMERDEGVQHSQIRADLQKTMTQNVNVFREEEGLKQALRDIREIREAYQDVYVDDPSRTFNTDLQQTIETRNLIDVAETITLGALVRTEFRGAHWRAEHQERKDDEWLKHTLVGWNDGDPTIFYRPTILEGENKTYEPKERSY
- a CDS encoding GNAT family N-acetyltransferase, producing MQIRDATADDFEALRAVAAASLHDSYHHMLDPKTIDVALEEWYAADLLAEQLEDDDAVLLVAEDDTGIVAFSQSEIVGKTPSDGRILWLHVHPDHRGHGYGSRLLTETKAALVEHGAQRISGAVLDGNRRGNEFYEAHAFGRAGDRTVTVADETLTENIFVATEEEHVEWEALDEVTVDDATAYVNYAEVHRGTEGQFYEAYVDPERERRYGLFCGACNSFDTAMGPMEEVVCNSCGNRRKATRWDAAYL
- a CDS encoding succinate dehydrogenase, with product MSAGAPTSFERGGRMWLLQRVTAAFLVVVLAFHFFLLHFYHHAFEITLMGTETRMQDVGYFATMWLFLVTATFHGVNGVYNALVNQGISGTPKTAVKAILGLAGLLLVAQGTRVALYMNGFLA
- a CDS encoding succinate dehydrogenase/fumarate reductase iron-sulfur subunit; translation: MSTQVPETETETETETEPAGESHQERRMTEKAAKREYRDAQKKAEQELRAAEESVHLKVFRYDPEVEDKQEPRFDDFYVPYTKGMTVLDALMYARDHYDASLTFRHSCRQAVCGSDAMFVNGRQRLCCKTQLSEMAEPVRIEPLPHQDVVKDLVVDMEHFYDQMHAVEPYFQSEDVPKEEQRQSRENREKIKMSTRCIWCGACMSSCNIAAGDNEYLGPAAINKAYRFYMDEREDEEELKEHRLRILEQEHGVWRCQTQFSCTEVCPKDIPLTEHIQELKREAVKNNLKFW